In a single window of the uncultured Dysgonomonas sp. genome:
- a CDS encoding glycoside hydrolase family 43 protein, translating to MKILKLIFLFCIIVCNLHGSVQDTIFRIAGNPVFTYKYTADPAALVHNDRLYIYAGHDECPPPHNHYTLNEWLVFSSDDMVNWAEHAVPLRAKNFTWAKGEAWASQVIERDGKFYWYVTVEHGTIPGKSIGVAVADNPLGPFKDARGSALITNDMTTAYTSIGWDDIDPTVWIDDDGQAYLFWGNTQCYYAKLKDNMIELDSPIMAVDLPNFTEAPWIHKYNGWYYLSYAQYFPEKLGYAMSRNINGPWEYKGILNEIAGNSNTNHQAIVEFKGQWYFIYHNGAIPTQGGSFRRSVCIDRLYYNEDNTIKRIQMTSEGVLGIK from the coding sequence ATGAAAATATTGAAACTTATCTTTCTTTTTTGTATTATTGTGTGTAATTTACACGGTTCGGTGCAGGATACGATTTTCCGTATAGCAGGCAACCCTGTTTTTACATATAAATATACAGCTGATCCTGCAGCGCTGGTACACAACGACAGGCTATACATATATGCGGGACATGACGAATGTCCTCCTCCTCATAATCATTATACACTGAACGAGTGGCTTGTATTCTCGTCGGATGATATGGTAAACTGGGCAGAGCACGCAGTTCCGCTACGGGCAAAAAATTTTACATGGGCAAAGGGTGAAGCATGGGCTTCGCAGGTTATCGAACGTGATGGAAAATTCTATTGGTATGTAACTGTAGAACATGGAACTATACCCGGCAAGTCTATAGGTGTGGCGGTCGCTGACAATCCGCTAGGGCCATTTAAGGACGCCAGAGGTTCAGCTCTGATAACTAATGATATGACTACAGCCTACACCTCGATAGGATGGGACGATATAGACCCGACGGTATGGATCGATGATGATGGTCAGGCATACTTGTTCTGGGGAAATACGCAATGCTACTATGCAAAACTGAAGGATAATATGATTGAACTGGATAGCCCGATAATGGCTGTCGATTTGCCAAACTTTACAGAAGCACCATGGATACACAAATACAACGGATGGTATTACCTGTCATATGCTCAGTATTTTCCCGAAAAACTGGGATATGCCATGAGCCGGAATATAAACGGACCTTGGGAATACAAAGGTATACTGAATGAGATCGCAGGCAATTCCAACACCAATCATCAGGCAATAGTCGAATTCAAAGGACAGTGGTATTTTATATATCACAATGGTGCAATACCGACACAAGGGGGGAGCTTCCGCCGTTCGGTCTGTATCGACCGCCTGTATTATAATGAAGACAATACTATAAAACGGATACAAATGACATCAGAAGGGGTTTTAGGCATTAAATAA
- a CDS encoding TonB-dependent receptor: MLIGQNVWAQSRQVTGIVKDITGETVIGASVVEKGTTNGTITDDDGGFRLTVSNDNAILLFSFIGFQPQEISVKGKTIINVTMREDSELLSEVVVVGYGAQKKESVIGAISQLNTKDILQSPAANVSQAIAGKISGVVTSQTSGAPGADDTQIYIRGRATFAGDAQPLILVDGIERPFSQIAPDDIETISVLKDASATAVYGVRGANGVMLITTKRGKEQKPEVSLTANWQIQSPTRKNTYLNSYESVTLLEEALANDGLPSQFSASDIEMYRKSSAGQLSGLDAMLYPNVDWYDEVLKSTAPAQRYNVSVRGGTKRMRYYASGEFYDQSSLVKNLSNNVYGNGSSPHYRRYSFRANTDFFLTKDLTFSVNFGTRFEERKGSNTEERNDYSQTFYELNHTPGWLFPVSYTVQNGEDTKTLYGGSSQYQNNIVAALAEGGYYRAVNTINETNFIVDYKLGWLTEGLSAKAMLSFDYENYHTNLYSAGFATYELNDRDNYTSIDAYNQFNKDTELAFTEETSLRDSQKFKSIYKLYMEAQVNYARKFGKHDVTAMMLYMQNDYRYKSDLAQRYQGLVGRVTYGYDDRYLAEFNAGYNGSENFMRGKRFGFFPSFSLGWRIANEEFMKGTENWLDNLKLRASYGQVGNDIYQINGVRQRFLYEQKWSQIANDYYLGTTGKSGIYEAQYPNYGVTWERAHKYNLGLEFGLFGSRLNGNIDVFYEKRNDILTEYLTRPQWVGVAMAAGNLGKTKNSGYEIELKYNDRIGKDLHYSVGLTYSHARNEILDMDEPELKTEYRKREGHPINQYFGLMCDGFVTQADIDRGNLPVSTFGDVQVGDLKYRDMNGDGFIDERDETFIGRSDIPENIYALTLGLNWKNWGFSVMFQGVDNVSRYYDAEAMFAFVNGGKVKEHHLDRWNPSQSEAYNLANAKYPLLHYNNYGDHNQRQNSFFLKNGAFVRLKNIELSYTLPTNWAGKVGMSDCRLFINANNLITWDDLDGLTDPESNGSNRYPIMKTLNFGVNIKF; this comes from the coding sequence ATGCTGATTGGACAAAACGTATGGGCCCAGTCCAGGCAGGTAACAGGTATCGTAAAAGATATTACCGGAGAGACCGTTATCGGTGCCAGTGTCGTTGAAAAAGGGACTACCAACGGCACTATTACAGATGACGACGGTGGCTTCAGATTGACAGTCAGCAATGACAACGCTATATTGCTGTTTTCATTCATAGGCTTTCAGCCACAGGAAATAAGTGTGAAAGGAAAGACTATAATAAATGTGACAATGAGAGAAGACTCCGAATTGTTGAGTGAAGTAGTCGTAGTCGGCTATGGCGCACAGAAAAAGGAGAGTGTCATAGGTGCTATTTCACAGCTGAATACTAAAGACATACTACAATCTCCGGCAGCTAACGTATCACAAGCTATTGCAGGTAAGATTAGCGGTGTTGTCACATCTCAGACTTCAGGTGCACCGGGTGCAGATGATACACAGATCTATATCCGTGGACGCGCTACCTTTGCGGGCGATGCTCAGCCTCTTATCCTTGTAGATGGTATCGAGCGTCCGTTCTCTCAGATTGCGCCGGACGATATCGAAACTATTTCCGTATTGAAAGATGCTTCTGCCACAGCAGTATATGGTGTGCGTGGTGCAAATGGTGTTATGCTGATCACCACCAAGAGAGGCAAGGAACAAAAACCGGAAGTGAGTCTGACGGCTAACTGGCAGATACAAAGTCCTACACGCAAAAATACTTATCTGAACTCTTATGAGTCGGTGACATTGCTCGAAGAAGCATTAGCGAATGATGGGTTACCTTCCCAGTTCTCTGCCAGTGATATTGAGATGTATCGCAAATCGAGTGCCGGCCAATTGAGCGGATTGGACGCTATGCTTTATCCAAACGTGGATTGGTATGATGAAGTATTGAAAAGTACAGCTCCCGCGCAGCGTTACAATGTAAGTGTACGCGGGGGGACCAAACGCATGCGTTACTATGCCTCAGGTGAATTTTACGATCAGTCATCGTTGGTTAAGAATTTAAGTAACAATGTATATGGTAATGGTTCAAGCCCTCATTACCGTCGTTACTCTTTCCGGGCCAATACAGACTTTTTCCTGACTAAGGATTTAACTTTCTCGGTAAACTTCGGTACCCGTTTCGAAGAACGTAAAGGTTCCAATACCGAAGAACGAAATGATTATAGTCAAACATTTTATGAACTGAATCATACTCCGGGCTGGCTCTTCCCTGTATCATATACGGTACAGAACGGTGAAGATACCAAAACCCTTTATGGAGGGAGTTCACAGTACCAGAACAACATAGTAGCCGCACTGGCCGAGGGTGGTTACTACCGTGCGGTGAATACCATCAATGAAACAAATTTTATTGTAGACTATAAACTGGGATGGCTGACCGAAGGATTAAGTGCCAAAGCAATGCTTTCGTTCGACTATGAAAATTATCATACCAATCTTTATTCAGCAGGTTTTGCTACTTACGAATTGAATGACCGCGATAACTATACGTCTATCGATGCTTATAATCAGTTTAATAAAGATACCGAATTGGCATTCACGGAGGAAACGAGTTTGAGGGATTCACAAAAATTTAAATCTATCTATAAACTCTATATGGAGGCTCAGGTGAATTATGCCCGCAAGTTCGGCAAGCATGATGTTACTGCCATGATGTTGTATATGCAGAATGACTATCGTTATAAGTCGGATCTGGCACAGCGTTACCAAGGTTTAGTGGGGCGTGTTACGTATGGGTATGACGACCGTTATCTTGCCGAGTTCAATGCCGGATATAATGGTTCCGAAAACTTTATGCGCGGCAAACGCTTTGGCTTTTTTCCTTCATTCTCATTGGGATGGCGTATTGCAAACGAAGAATTTATGAAGGGTACCGAAAACTGGTTGGATAATCTGAAACTTCGTGCTTCTTACGGGCAGGTAGGTAACGATATATATCAGATCAACGGTGTAAGACAGCGTTTCTTATATGAACAAAAATGGTCGCAGATCGCGAATGACTATTACTTAGGAACCACAGGAAAGAGTGGTATCTACGAAGCTCAGTATCCTAATTATGGAGTTACATGGGAACGCGCTCATAAATATAATCTTGGACTTGAGTTCGGTTTGTTTGGTAGCAGACTCAACGGTAATATCGATGTCTTTTATGAAAAACGTAACGATATATTGACCGAATACCTTACCCGCCCGCAGTGGGTAGGTGTTGCCATGGCTGCCGGGAATCTGGGTAAGACAAAAAATAGCGGTTACGAAATAGAGTTGAAATACAATGACCGTATAGGTAAAGACCTTCATTATTCTGTCGGCCTGACATACTCTCATGCCCGCAACGAAATTCTGGATATGGACGAACCTGAATTGAAAACCGAATATCGTAAGCGTGAAGGCCACCCTATCAACCAATACTTTGGGCTGATGTGCGATGGATTCGTTACACAAGCCGATATTGACAGAGGCAATCTTCCGGTTTCTACTTTCGGCGATGTACAGGTGGGTGATCTCAAATACCGTGATATGAATGGAGACGGCTTTATTGACGAGAGGGACGAAACCTTTATCGGCAGAAGCGATATTCCTGAAAATATATATGCACTGACATTAGGACTCAACTGGAAAAACTGGGGATTTAGTGTGATGTTCCAGGGGGTTGATAATGTGAGCCGTTATTACGATGCAGAAGCTATGTTTGCTTTTGTAAACGGAGGAAAGGTGAAGGAGCATCATCTCGATCGCTGGAATCCGTCACAAAGCGAAGCTTATAATCTGGCAAATGCCAAATATCCATTGTTGCACTATAATAATTATGGCGATCATAATCAGCGTCAAAACTCATTCTTCTTGAAAAACGGAGCTTTTGTCCGTTTGAAAAATATAGAATTAAGCTATACTTTGCCAACCAACTGGGCAGGTAAAGTAGGAATGAGTGACTGTCGGCTGTTTATTAATGCAAACAACCTGATAACCTGGGATGATCTGGATGGCTTGACAGATCCTGAAAGTAATGGATCTAACCGTTACCCGATAATGAAGACTCTGAATTTTGGTGTAAATATTAAATTCTGA
- a CDS encoding arabinan endo-1,5-alpha-L-arabinosidase, with product MKTIINILFLGCCTFIVSCAQKPFEPKANVNPWADDYSGISEMKDYKQWGTYNVHDPSCLLIGDTYYMYSTDAIYKEDSAAMKKDDLPFGYIQVRKSKDLVNWEFIGWAFKEIPQEAKDWVLNNNNGKGATNIWAPYIVEYKGKYRLYYSVSAFAKQVSYIGMAESASPEGPWELKGCVVKTKTGDVMNAIDPSIVTNPENGEQWMHYGSYFGGLHCVQLNPETGLTLNDGDQGHLTARRFDGKKNNIEAPEIIYNPDLKKYFLFVSYDPLMTTYNVRVGRSDKPEGPFTDFFGTDMREETDNFPILTYPYQFRNHIGWAGVAHCCVFADKGGKYYMAHQARLRPENHMMDLHVRDMYWTADGWPVVSPERYAATPQQKIQEGDLMGDWEVLVVQGDAPARDLFAGQILWGENHLKEGEENKSEIITLSKDLSFSGGLSGKWAFDKSGILSLNISETVSNVQVFMGQDWENQTQTILFTGLNSKGYSIWGKRVK from the coding sequence ATGAAAACGATTATCAATATCCTGTTTTTAGGATGCTGTACTTTCATTGTATCCTGTGCTCAGAAACCGTTTGAACCCAAAGCCAACGTAAATCCGTGGGCTGACGATTATTCCGGCATTTCCGAAATGAAGGATTATAAGCAATGGGGTACCTACAATGTACACGATCCGTCGTGCCTGCTGATAGGAGATACATATTATATGTATTCTACCGATGCTATTTATAAAGAAGACAGCGCGGCAATGAAGAAAGATGATCTGCCTTTTGGCTATATACAAGTCCGTAAATCGAAAGACCTTGTCAACTGGGAATTTATCGGATGGGCCTTTAAGGAAATACCTCAGGAAGCCAAAGACTGGGTTTTAAATAATAACAACGGTAAAGGTGCGACGAATATATGGGCGCCATACATTGTAGAATATAAAGGGAAATACCGCTTGTATTACAGCGTCTCGGCTTTTGCCAAACAGGTGTCTTATATTGGTATGGCAGAGTCTGCATCGCCCGAAGGCCCTTGGGAACTAAAAGGCTGTGTGGTGAAAACAAAGACAGGCGATGTAATGAATGCCATTGACCCTAGTATTGTTACCAATCCTGAAAATGGGGAGCAATGGATGCATTATGGCTCTTATTTCGGCGGGCTGCATTGTGTGCAACTGAATCCCGAAACAGGACTTACGCTTAACGACGGGGATCAGGGACATCTTACCGCCCGCCGTTTCGACGGAAAGAAAAACAATATAGAAGCTCCTGAGATAATCTATAACCCCGATTTGAAGAAATACTTTCTGTTTGTTTCTTACGATCCGCTAATGACTACTTACAATGTGAGGGTAGGACGTTCCGATAAGCCGGAAGGCCCTTTCACAGATTTCTTTGGAACAGATATGCGCGAAGAAACGGATAACTTCCCTATACTGACTTATCCGTACCAGTTCCGCAACCATATCGGTTGGGCAGGAGTGGCACACTGCTGTGTATTTGCAGACAAAGGCGGCAAATACTATATGGCTCATCAGGCACGCTTGCGCCCCGAAAATCATATGATGGATCTGCATGTAAGAGACATGTACTGGACTGCCGACGGTTGGCCAGTAGTATCTCCGGAAAGATATGCAGCCACCCCGCAGCAGAAAATACAGGAAGGTGACCTTATGGGAGACTGGGAAGTGCTTGTTGTACAGGGTGATGCGCCTGCTCGTGACCTGTTTGCCGGACAGATATTATGGGGCGAAAATCACCTGAAAGAAGGGGAAGAAAACAAATCGGAAATAATCACTCTGAGCAAAGACTTGTCGTTTAGTGGCGGTTTATCAGGCAAGTGGGCTTTCGATAAAAGTGGTATTTTAAGCCTGAATATTTCGGAAACTGTCAGCAATGTACAGGTATTTATGGGACAGGACTGGGAAAACCAGACGCAAACTATATTGTTTACAGGCCTTAATTCTAAAGGATATTCCATTTGGGGAAAAAGAGTAAAATAA
- a CDS encoding LamG-like jellyroll fold domain-containing protein, translating into MQKVKKWAPLIMAAFTILLCASCQDWGETDSPSGNQVYPKLEKIVTYSFEEEIDPAIIQLYAYSDGNIPTLVNDDERKSSVLHLNGGYAHIDNPLNSVKAQNGVSLTFWMKQVVQTGENSEQDLDGALFSFQNENGTQKFFFTANGWLSYDGVDGKYEDNNPSDYKTGLLTAGEWHYVAMTIRDNGYVVYVDGQKKIDKEVTEFDFSKIVQFMASVPSLYLGYGSGSETQEWMLDDLTIYRNQITDSQIKVPGTGGEEEENNYIIVGNEDMSTPWWSAFSDLVTMQGDQTIHYGFYNHTNGATVYNNWVLILTDGKDQTNDSRVEYLALRADAFGWGTLYSADNVTSNYNMDTFTSDMKGAYVDLTIKRTGNRIQITAVTTTAEGTVYTMNNFIEGTLSGTIGAILTCEGSYLEIDPETVYVGQQYAPDTYLVGPADMSAGWWSYFSNFSIVNTTPFVYTFINNSNATANWNNWLLVVTNGKDRGEAGYAEYFVVRADAFGWGPEGSNYNAANISASYDWDSFATQMKGAHCMIILERNGNRLDMTAKVTTADGVKLGDYTFFYEGITTDIGAFLTVELASLNMRTVGYYPFLNAAE; encoded by the coding sequence ATGCAAAAAGTTAAAAAATGGGCGCCATTGATCATGGCAGCATTTACAATCCTTTTGTGTGCTTCATGTCAGGACTGGGGAGAAACAGATTCCCCTTCAGGCAACCAGGTGTATCCTAAACTGGAAAAGATAGTTACTTATTCCTTCGAGGAGGAAATCGACCCTGCAATTATCCAACTCTATGCCTATAGTGATGGCAATATCCCCACACTGGTAAATGATGACGAGCGCAAAAGTAGTGTGCTCCATCTGAATGGTGGATATGCACATATCGATAATCCGCTCAATAGCGTGAAAGCTCAAAATGGAGTTTCACTCACTTTCTGGATGAAACAAGTAGTTCAAACAGGAGAAAACTCCGAACAGGATTTGGATGGGGCATTATTCTCTTTCCAAAACGAGAATGGTACACAGAAATTCTTTTTCACAGCTAATGGCTGGCTGAGTTATGATGGTGTTGACGGAAAATACGAGGACAACAACCCTTCAGACTATAAAACCGGATTGCTTACAGCCGGTGAATGGCACTATGTAGCAATGACAATCCGTGACAACGGATATGTTGTATATGTAGATGGACAGAAAAAAATAGATAAGGAAGTTACCGAGTTTGATTTCTCAAAAATTGTTCAGTTCATGGCTTCCGTACCTTCTTTATATCTGGGTTATGGTTCTGGCAGTGAAACTCAGGAATGGATGCTTGACGATCTCACTATCTACCGTAATCAGATTACCGACAGTCAGATAAAAGTGCCGGGAACAGGTGGTGAAGAGGAAGAAAATAATTACATCATTGTTGGTAACGAAGATATGTCTACCCCTTGGTGGTCGGCTTTCTCCGATCTTGTAACAATGCAGGGCGACCAGACTATACACTATGGTTTCTATAATCATACTAATGGTGCTACGGTTTATAATAACTGGGTATTGATTCTTACAGATGGAAAAGACCAAACTAATGATAGCCGCGTAGAATATCTCGCATTGCGCGCCGATGCTTTCGGATGGGGTACACTCTATTCTGCCGATAATGTGACCAGTAATTACAACATGGATACTTTTACATCCGATATGAAAGGTGCTTATGTAGATTTGACTATCAAACGTACTGGTAACCGTATACAAATTACTGCCGTGACAACTACAGCCGAAGGTACAGTATACACAATGAACAATTTTATCGAAGGAACATTGTCCGGAACTATCGGTGCAATCCTTACTTGCGAAGGATCGTATCTTGAAATTGATCCCGAAACTGTATATGTAGGTCAGCAATATGCTCCGGATACCTATCTGGTCGGTCCGGCAGACATGAGTGCAGGTTGGTGGTCGTATTTCTCTAATTTCTCGATTGTTAATACAACCCCTTTCGTTTACACTTTCATTAATAACTCTAATGCTACTGCAAACTGGAACAATTGGTTGCTAGTTGTAACCAATGGTAAAGATCGGGGAGAAGCAGGGTATGCCGAGTATTTCGTGGTGCGCGCCGATGCTTTCGGATGGGGACCTGAGGGATCTAACTACAATGCAGCAAATATATCCGCAAGTTATGATTGGGACAGTTTTGCTACACAAATGAAAGGCGCACACTGTATGATAATCTTGGAACGCAACGGTAATCGTCTGGATATGACAGCTAAAGTAACAACAGCCGATGGTGTGAAACTGGGCGACTACACATTCTTCTATGAAGGAATAACGACTGACATAGGCGCATTTCTTACAGTAGAATTAGCCAGTCTGAATATGCGTACGGTAGGATACTATCCGTTCTTGAATGCTGCCGAATAA
- a CDS encoding alpha-N-arabinofuranosidase: protein MKKNLLFYLSFFVCITAFSQQKAEIVVKSNAGKYKIDKHIYGHFSEHLGRCIYDGLWVGEDSHIPNVNGVRKDIIDALKHIKIPNLRWPGGCFADEYHWMDGIGARADRPKMVNTHWGGVVEDNSFGTHEFLNLCEALGTEPYICGNMGSGTVEEMSKWVEYITFDGESPMSNLRKKNGREKPWKVTLWGVGNENWGCGGNMTPEGYAENYRRYATYCRNYGENRLYKVAGGPNVDDYRWMEVMMKNIPHHMMSGVSVHNYTFTYRWEDKGNALGFNEDEYFSLLEHGMRMDEIVTKHAAIMDKYDPEKKIAMIVDEWGAWYNVEPGTNPGFLYQQNTLRDALLAGTILNIFHKHADRVRIANIAQLVNVLQALFLTEGDKMLLTPTYHVFDMYKVHQDATMLPLDIISPSYSRLGKEINSVSASASKDVNGKIHVSIVNIDPSQSVDITCTIKDLKNGRFASGNIITAPKTDSHNTFEKPNEVQLKDFKDAAVKNDVLTAKIPAKSVVTIELN from the coding sequence ATGAAAAAAAATCTACTGTTTTATTTATCTTTTTTTGTTTGCATAACGGCATTCTCTCAGCAAAAGGCGGAGATAGTCGTTAAATCGAATGCCGGAAAATACAAGATCGACAAACATATATACGGTCATTTTTCCGAGCACCTCGGACGTTGCATCTATGACGGGCTTTGGGTTGGCGAGGATTCTCATATACCTAATGTGAACGGTGTGCGTAAGGATATTATCGATGCGTTAAAACATATTAAAATACCGAATCTTCGTTGGCCGGGGGGCTGCTTTGCTGACGAGTATCACTGGATGGACGGAATAGGTGCAAGAGCAGACCGCCCTAAAATGGTGAATACTCACTGGGGTGGGGTAGTAGAAGACAATAGTTTTGGTACGCACGAATTCCTTAATCTGTGTGAAGCACTGGGAACAGAACCATATATCTGTGGGAATATGGGAAGCGGCACGGTAGAAGAAATGTCGAAATGGGTGGAGTATATCACTTTTGACGGGGAGAGTCCGATGTCTAATCTTCGTAAGAAGAACGGACGCGAGAAACCATGGAAAGTAACTCTGTGGGGCGTTGGTAATGAGAATTGGGGTTGTGGAGGAAACATGACTCCGGAAGGCTATGCCGAAAACTACCGCCGTTATGCTACTTATTGCCGCAACTATGGCGAAAACAGACTGTACAAAGTTGCCGGAGGCCCTAATGTAGACGATTACCGCTGGATGGAAGTGATGATGAAAAACATACCGCATCACATGATGTCGGGTGTATCGGTTCACAATTATACATTTACTTACAGATGGGAAGATAAAGGAAATGCGCTGGGTTTCAATGAAGATGAGTACTTCTCGTTGCTTGAGCATGGTATGCGTATGGATGAGATAGTGACAAAACATGCCGCCATAATGGATAAGTACGATCCTGAGAAGAAAATAGCCATGATAGTAGACGAATGGGGTGCATGGTACAATGTGGAGCCGGGGACCAATCCGGGATTCCTGTATCAGCAAAATACACTGAGAGACGCTTTACTGGCGGGAACTATTCTGAATATTTTTCACAAACATGCCGACAGGGTCCGTATCGCTAATATTGCGCAATTGGTCAATGTGCTACAGGCCTTGTTTCTTACAGAAGGTGACAAAATGCTGCTGACCCCTACCTATCATGTGTTTGATATGTACAAAGTACATCAGGACGCAACCATGCTGCCGCTCGATATTATAAGTCCTTCATACAGCCGTCTGGGTAAGGAAATCAATTCGGTATCGGCTTCGGCGTCGAAAGACGTCAATGGAAAAATACATGTGTCAATTGTGAATATCGATCCTAGCCAATCGGTGGATATAACATGCACTATTAAAGACCTGAAAAACGGCCGTTTCGCATCCGGTAATATAATTACTGCTCCTAAAACAGACTCACACAATACATTCGAAAAACCGAATGAAGTGCAATTGAAGGATTTTAAAGATGCAGCAGTGAAAAATGATGTATTGACGGCGAAAATTCCGGCTAAATCGGTAGTAACGATAGAATTGAATTAA